From Anthonomus grandis grandis chromosome 21, icAntGran1.3, whole genome shotgun sequence, one genomic window encodes:
- the LOC126748055 gene encoding uncharacterized protein LOC126748055 isoform X1, producing the protein MPKMSKKSAKTTRLQNKEKYMSSKMVKKDSGDKKENLEIPGKPINLQQKLPKDMVPEDSTSKVKFNEIVTQFNKRKSLSGIDDNDALSSKIVTQKKQKVNDSFKKISPIDKIEKKPEPTRTNHPTKFELALREGPTIVCSCCLRLWFPTSCRKIDLQMLENKFGNQFTTQICNDGVFFCNSCSQNIYKGQLPKFWSGNHNIVHPIPVELKDLTILEERMVSARLPFMQIRQVGYARQCYITGQIVNVPINIDTSTKLLPRNVEETQTIQVKLKRKMNYKNDYLLETIRPAVVLKAAKFLCQQPLYIQEGIKQSDDWEKNINGYLRSQVESSAQILNEGSKVVELDSKTVCSENFEELFDNAFFETMEVPLESKNDDKNIQKESSIEKNNIYNLEEFLDEEEEPLNPGGQETLLDKCNLENICFAPGEGKTPIHLMLDQFSDELSFPTLFCGHAKQFLTKFSYSDQTKIQLQHKDRRFARTDYLLYTFKKRQLIQLSNAIATCLRKKRNEDGKYTAGQVRQANFLDQLIRSDMGFHFLSRIAGSPAYWKHEKTKLLCIIRQFGIPTLFFTVSAAETAWPELIKVLAQVVDQKDVTLEEAASMPYLEKTRLIRTDPITCARYFDYRFKLLFKHMKSQNGPFKQNPIEHHYYRIEFQHRGSPHVHGLLWLSNAPKFQETPESFKECAEFANRYITCNSDLESVRDIIQFNTHHHSKSCQKEVRGHKVCRYGIPYLPMDKSVILTPIKIDKTKEADLRKAMSEKFLMIMRRLKDKPDLSFENFLADLGMSKDEYLNVIQHNIFKTTLFLERLPKDGFINNFNAEMFSMMKSNMDIQLVFEPYGCCTYIVNYINKSQRGVSDILMKTMEEIKKGNLDVKGKLKSLAAAFLNASEVSAQEAAYSVLQLPMHDTCTSYVYIHTNPIRERTKMLKPLAQLKEMDNDDPNIYCDGLIEHYEQRPDEMENICLAEFAAYYDFFKKQAETKANGLPLKDGSGVLVKRGHAKILAYRSYGLQQDPLNYYREQIMLYIPWRNEVDEVENDNIDQQTIYKDRYQEIVANRQKFNVLDEQVIDEALKLAEDRSNQLDDGGFGGEIDDEFMPYGLDNPIYDPFNHIIDKKDDEAPVKHIAFPTPHQISDSEYEALISKLNHKQYQFLNVVQDSLIEGETFYCTLSGPAGTGKSHLITAITQSLLRHFNSIPGNNPESLKVLLCAPTGKAAFNIGGITLHAALSLPVSQYGEELIPLHHDTVNTIYCNLYDLKLIIIDEYSMVGARLFDHINSRLQQIFKSDAIFGNISIILCGDNRQLPPVRDMYIFCPVKTNPYKELCGTYLWDHFKYFELSEIMRQSEDKSFAVALNNMAFGKMTDEDVQLIKSREVDSIDQIPEDTMHLFCTNAEVDAFNEMKLSTFKTERAVSQARDVIKGSCSERLKNLFLEHAKSLKKGESFGLMLNLILQVDAKYMISMNVDTSDGIVNGATGILRQIDYDRSKIPFRVWMEFFDSKSGQECRKRNESLRKSMGVLYTWTPIERAARAVKIQKGSNVHVERLQFPLVISEGITIHKSQGATYKQVAVHIGNRMTRTSTYVACSRATKLSGLYIIGKFKAPKPATEKDAAYKELVNMQENKLITSRYDTQYLNDSNVKYIIAYQNVQSLPKNFNFIKNNPIFKDAHFLIFVETWLLKKKQNLKINDFEVFANLNNDQTVSKPFGIICFKKKNVSAKIKSVKKYTKDFCGIVFQAITFYLNEIYVIAVYIPPKLSIAHAKFCLEEIIDQQSDILIIGDFNQDIINQNENGLKNCLISKGLSCKLSVGESTTKSKTQIDWLFSNFNNLSYNIYNTVYSHHKSLVVSIYDKGFIPKQVKNVDKNKQSTKGSTELKFNTKQMQILPTQNSLGISTYQSVEDNNDNMVVDISSDDENNPNLFTKPPALLNTDMVSCYANSIVQSFLCLPEFRLSISKRNTALNSILNDIMLTKINSTLKVRQLVSGRNGENFAVNQQMDAQSFCQSLIRRLDADDFSIFIKANGHELLNCQNCNINMNENEQIIYTHFLYFPENCGNLIDFNSMLMLKDSDRLCPYCNNNLKTRSVVICHKYLVVCLQRIGPQGNKINTKFYNFASESVILDDQIFRVKSVVKHHGNTIGSGHYTSIVNYNDQWWKCDDNRITRMSGFDNTLEDVYLLLLEKC; encoded by the coding sequence ATGCCAAAAATGAGTAAGAAGTCTGCTAAAACAACAAGActccagaataaagaaaaatatatgtccAGCAAGATGGTAAAGAAAGACAGTGGTgacaaaaaggaaaatttagaaattcCTGGTAAGCCTATAAATTTGCAACAAAAGTTGCCCAAAGATATGGTTCCAGAGGATAGTACCAGCAaggtaaaatttaatgaaattgtaACACAGTTTAATAAGCGAAAATCATTGTCGGGTATTGATGACAATGATGCATTGTCATCAAAAATTGtcactcaaaaaaaacaaaaagttaatgattcctttaaaaaaatatcacctatagataaaattgaaaagaagccAGAACCTACTAGAACCAATCACCCAACCAAGTTTGAACTAGCATTAAGAGAAGGCCCCACCATTGTTTGCAGTTGTTGTTTGCGATTATGGTTTCCCACTTCATGTAGAAAAATAGATCTACAAATGCTAGAAAACAAATTTGGAAACCAATTCACTACACAAATTTGCAATGATGGGGTTTTCTTCTGCAACTCTTGctctcaaaatatttataaaggacAATTGCCAAAGTTCTGGTCCGGCAATCATAATATTGTTCACCCTATACCAGTTGAGCTAAAAGATCTGACTATCCTTGAAGAAAGGATGGTGTCGGCCAGGTTACCTTTCATGCAAATCCGACAGGTAGGATATGCACGACAGTGTTACATAACTGGCCAAATAGTCAATGTCCCTATAAATATAGATACTTCGACCAAATTATTGCCTAGAAATGTAGAGGAGACACAAACTATTCAGGTTAAGCTCAAgagaaaaatgaattataaaaatgattatctCCTGGAAACCATACGGCCCGCAGTTGTTCTAAAAGCGGCAAAATTTTTGTGTCAACAACCTCTTTACATACAAGAAGGCATAAAGCAATCAGAtgattgggaaaaaaatattaatggctACTTAAGATCTCAAGTAGAATCCTCTGCACAGATCTTAAACGAAGGCTCAAAAGTGGTGGAACTGGATTCTAAAACAGTGTGtagtgaaaattttgaagaattgttCGATAATGCGTTTTTCGAAACAATGGAAGTGCCCCTAGAATCTAAGAATGacgataaaaatattcaaaaagaatcttcaattgaaaaaaacaatatatacaaTTTAGAGGAATTCttagatgaagaagaagagccTTTAAATCCTGGGGGCCAAGAAACTTTGCTTGACAAATGTAACCTAGAAAATATCTGTTTTGCCCCAGGAGAAGGTAAAACGCCAATACATTTGATGCTTGACCAGTTTAGCGATGAACTCTCATTTCCTACACTTTTCTGTGGACATGCTAagcaatttcttacaaaattctccTATTCTGACCAGACGAAAATACAACTTCAGCACAAAGACAGGCGATTTGCAAGGACAGACTATCTgttgtatacatttaaaaaacgtcAACTAATCCAATTATCCAATGCAATTGCAACATGTCTCAGAAAAAAGAGGAATGAGGATGGAAAATATACAGCTGGACAAGTAAGACAAGCAAATTTTCTAGACCAGTTGATTCGAAGTGACATGGGATTCCATTTTCTTAGTAGAATTGCAGGTTCACCTGCTTATTGGAAGCACGAAAAGACAAAATTACTGTGTATAATTCGCCAGTTTGGAATCCCCACACTGTTTTTTACCGTATCAGCAGCCGAAACAGCATGGCCCGAATTAATCAAGGTATTAGCACAAGTTGTTGATCAAAAAGATGTTACTTTAGAAGAGGccgcgagtatgccctacttaGAAAAAACTCGCTTAATTAGAACAGATCCGATAACTTGTGCCAGATACTTTGATTATCGGTTCAAACTGCTATTTAAACATATGAAGAGTCAAAATGGACCCTTTAAACAAAATCCCATAGAGCATCATTATTACCGCATAGAATTTCAACATCGTGGGTCTCCTCATGTTCACGGGTTATTGTGGTTATCCAATGCTCCAAAATTCCAAGAAACACCAGAAAGTTTCAAAGAGTGTGCCGAATTCGCGAACCGGTATATTACTTGTAATAGTGATTTAGAAAGTGTCCGTGATATAATTCAGTTTAATACGCATCATCATTCTAAATCGTGTCAAAAAGAAGTGCGGGGACACAAAGTTTGCAGGTATGGTATCCCATACCTTCCAATGGATAAATCGGTAATTCTAACgccaataaaaattgacaaaaccaaGGAAGCGGATTTACGTAAGGCCATGTctgaaaagtttttaatgataatGCGTAGGCTTAAGGATAAACCAGATTTATCATTCGAAAACTTTTTGGCTGACCTTGGTATGTCTAAGGATGAGTATCTTAATGTTATACAgcacaacatatttaaaactactttatttttagaaaggcTGCCAAAAGATGGatttattaacaactttaatGCTGAAATGTTCTCCATGATGAAGAGCAACATGGACattcaattagtttttgagcCATATGGTTGTTGCACCTACATAGTCAACTATATCAATAAGTCCCAAAGAGGTGTgtctgatattttaatgaagactatggaagaaattaaaaaaggtaatttagatGTTAAGGGCAAACTTAAATCTCTTGCAGCAGCTTTCTTAAATGCGAGCGAAGTAAGTGCCCAGGAAGCCGCCTACAGCGTGTTACAACTACCGATGCATGACACCTGTACCTCCTATGTATACATCCATACAAATCCAATCAGGGAAAGGACAAAAATGTTGAAACCATTAGcacaacttaaagaaatggacAATGACGATCCCAATATTTATTGTGATGGTCTTATAGAACACTATGAACAGCGGCCTGATGAGATGGAAAACATATGTTTGGCTGAGTTTGCGGCCTATTAtgatttctttaagaaacaaGCAGAAACAAAGGCTAATGGTTTACCCTTAAAAGATGGAAGTGGCGTTTTAGTTAAAAGGGGTCATGCTAAAATTTTAGCCTACCGTAGTTATGGACTTCAGCAAGACCCTCTTAACTATTATAGGGAACAAATAATGTTATACATCCCATGGAGAAATGAAGTGGATGAAGTTGAAAATGACAACATTGATCAACAGACCATATACAAAGATCGATACCAAGAGATTGTTGCAAATCGACAAAAGTTCAATGTCTTAGATGAACAGGTAATCGACGAAGCCCTGAAACTTGCCGAAGACCGATCAAATCAATTAGACGATGGTGGATTCGGTGGAGAAATCGATGATGAGTTTATGCCTTATGGACTAGACAACCCCATTTATGATCCATTCAATCACATCATCGATAAGAAAGACGACGAAGCGCCAGTAAAACATATCGCTTTCCCAACGCCTCATCAGATAAGCGATTCAGAGTATGAAGCCCTCATAAGCAAACTGAATCACAAGCAGTATCAGTTCCTTAATGTCGTGCAAGACAGTCTAATTGAAGGGGAAACTTTCTACTGCACACTTAGTGGTCCAGCAGGTACAGGCAAAAGTCACCTGATTACGGCAATAACCCAGTCGTTATTGCGCCATTTCAACTCAATACCGGGAAATAATCCTGAAAGTTTAAAAGTGTTACTTTGTGCGCCTACAGGTAAAGCGGCATTTAATATCGGAGGTATAACCTTACATGCGGCATTATCGTTACCCGTTAGTCAGTATGGTGAAGAACTAATTCCGTTACACCATGACACCgttaatactatatattgtaatttgtatgacttaaaattaattatcataGATGAATATTCCATGGTTGGCGCCAGATTGTTTGACCATATTAACAGTAGATTGCAGCAAATCTTTAAATCTGACGCcatctttggaaatatttcaataattttatgcgGCGATAATCGTCAATTACCCCCAGTAAgggatatgtatattttttgcccAGTAAAAACAAATCCGTATAAAGAATTATGCGGAACGTATCTGTgggatcattttaaatattttgaactttcagAAATAATGAGACAGAGTGAAGATAAGTCTTTTGCAGTTGCCCTCAATAATATGGCGTTTGGTAAAATGACCGACGAAGATGTGCAATTGATCAAGTCCAGGGAAGTCGACAGTATTGACCAAATTCCTGAAGACACTATGCATTTATTTTGCACCAATGCAGAAGTAGATGCATTCAATGAAATGAAACTGTCTACATTTAAAACCGAGCGAGCCGTAAGTCAAGCCAGAGACGTTATCAAAGGGAGTTGCTCAGAacgattaaaaaatttatttctggaacacgcaaaaagcctaaaaaaggGGGAGAGTTTTGgcctaatgttaaatttaatattgcaggTAGATGCCAAATATATGATTTCAATGAATGTGGACACCAGTGATGGAATAGTGAATGGTGCAACAGGCATCCTACGTCAAATAGACTATGACCGAAGTAAAATTCCATTCAGAGTGTGGATGGAGTTCTTCGATTCCAAGTCAGGCCAGGAATGCCGCAAGAGAAACGAATCCCTTAGGAAGTCTATGGGTGTGTTATACACTTGGACGCCCATAGAAAGAGCTGCCAGAGctgttaaaattcaaaaaggcAGCAATGTTCACGTTGAGCGTCTTCAGTTTCCTCTTGTAATCAGTGAAGGAATTACAATCCACAAGAGTCAAGGTGCCACCTACAAACAGGTGGCTGTTCACATTGGAAATCGCATGACGAGAACCAGTACCTATGTTGCTTGTAGTCGGGCCACAAAGCTAAGTGGCCTCTACATCATTGGTAAGTTTAAGGCCCCTAAACCGGCAACCGAAAAGGATGCTGCTTATAAAGAACTggtaaatatgcaagaaaacaaACTTATAACATCCAGGTATGACACTCAGTATCTTAATGATTCTAATGTCAAATACATTATTGCTTATCAAAATGTGCAAAGTctaccaaaaaattttaattttataaaaaataatcccatTTTTAAAGACGcacatttcctaatttttgttgaaacctggttacttaaaaagaaacaaaatttaaaaataaatgattttgaagTGTTTGCCAACCTGAATAACGATCAAACTGTAAGTAAACCCTTTGGCATAatttgtttcaagaaaaaaaatgtatcagcaAAAATAAAGTCAGTGAAAAAATACACCAAAGATTTCTGTGGTATAGTGTTTCAAGCAATCACATTTTACTTGAATGAAATTTATGTCATAGCAGTTTATATTCCTCCAAAATTGAGCATTGCACATGCTAAATTTTGTTTGGAGGAGATTATTGATCAACAAAGTGATATCCTAATCATCGGtgattttaatcaagatattatcaatcaaaatgaaaatggtttgaaaaattgtttaatatctaAAGGTTTAAGTTGCAAATTGAGTGTTGGCGAATCAactacaaaatcaaaaactcaaattgattggctttttagtaattttaataatttgagttacaATATTTACAATACTGTGTATAGTCACCATAAATCACTAGTGGTTAGTATTTATGATAAAGGTTTTATTCCCAAGCAGGTAAAAAAcgttgataaaaataaacaatctacAAAAGGCTCTActgaactaaaatttaataccaagcaaatgcaaattttaccaacacaaaattcATTGGGTATCTCTACTTACCAAAGTGTAGAAGATAATAATGACAATATGGTAGTAGATATTAGTTCAGATGACGAAAACAACCCCAACTTATTTACTAAACCGCCTGCTTTATTAAATACCGATATGGTATCATGTTATGCAAATAGCATCGTAcagtcatttttatgtttacctGAATTTCGCTTATCCATTTCAAAGCGAAATACAGCGCTAAACAGTATTCTAAATGATATTATGCTGACCAAAATTAATTCCACATTAAAAGTTCGACAATTGGTGTCTGGTCGAAATGGTGAAAATTTTGCTGTAAATCAACAAATGGACGCTCAATCATTTTGTCAATCTTTAATCAGAAGATTAGATGCAGATGATTTTAGCATTTTCATAAAAGCTAATGGTcatgaacttttaaattgtcaaaactgtaatattaatatgaatgaaaatgaacaaataatatacactcattttctttattttcctgaaaactgtggcaatttaattgattttaattcaatGTTAATGCTAAAAGACTCTGATAGATTATGCCCATACTGTAACAATAATCTAAAAACACGTTCAGTGGTTATATGCCATAAATATTTGGTAGTATGTCTTCAGAGAATTGGCCCTCAAGGGAATAagataaataccaaattttacaattttgccTCTGAAAGTGTTATTTTGGATGATCAAATATTCCGAGTGAAAAGTGTTGTTAAGCATCATGGAAACACCATTGGATCTGGTCATTATACATCTATAGTTAATTATAACGATCAATGGTGGAAATGTGATGATAATCGCATAACTAGAATGTCTGGGTTTGATAACACTTTAGAAGATGTATACTTATTGCTCTTagaaaaatgctaa
- the LOC126748055 gene encoding uncharacterized protein LOC126748055 isoform X2 — protein MPYLEKTRLIRTDPITCARYFDYRFKLLFKHMKSQNGPFKQNPIEHHYYRIEFQHRGSPHVHGLLWLSNAPKFQETPESFKECAEFANRYITCNSDLESVRDIIQFNTHHHSKSCQKEVRGHKVCRYGIPYLPMDKSVILTPIKIDKTKEADLRKAMSEKFLMIMRRLKDKPDLSFENFLADLGMSKDEYLNVIQHNIFKTTLFLERLPKDGFINNFNAEMFSMMKSNMDIQLVFEPYGCCTYIVNYINKSQRGVSDILMKTMEEIKKGNLDVKGKLKSLAAAFLNASEVSAQEAAYSVLQLPMHDTCTSYVYIHTNPIRERTKMLKPLAQLKEMDNDDPNIYCDGLIEHYEQRPDEMENICLAEFAAYYDFFKKQAETKANGLPLKDGSGVLVKRGHAKILAYRSYGLQQDPLNYYREQIMLYIPWRNEVDEVENDNIDQQTIYKDRYQEIVANRQKFNVLDEQVIDEALKLAEDRSNQLDDGGFGGEIDDEFMPYGLDNPIYDPFNHIIDKKDDEAPVKHIAFPTPHQISDSEYEALISKLNHKQYQFLNVVQDSLIEGETFYCTLSGPAGTGKSHLITAITQSLLRHFNSIPGNNPESLKVLLCAPTGKAAFNIGGITLHAALSLPVSQYGEELIPLHHDTVNTIYCNLYDLKLIIIDEYSMVGARLFDHINSRLQQIFKSDAIFGNISIILCGDNRQLPPVRDMYIFCPVKTNPYKELCGTYLWDHFKYFELSEIMRQSEDKSFAVALNNMAFGKMTDEDVQLIKSREVDSIDQIPEDTMHLFCTNAEVDAFNEMKLSTFKTERAVSQARDVIKGSCSERLKNLFLEHAKSLKKGESFGLMLNLILQVDAKYMISMNVDTSDGIVNGATGILRQIDYDRSKIPFRVWMEFFDSKSGQECRKRNESLRKSMGVLYTWTPIERAARAVKIQKGSNVHVERLQFPLVISEGITIHKSQGATYKQVAVHIGNRMTRTSTYVACSRATKLSGLYIIGN, from the exons atgccctacttaGAAAAAACTCGCTTAATTAGAACAGATCCGATAACTTGTGCCAGATACTTTGATTATCGGTTCAAACTGCTATTTAAACATATGAAGAGTCAAAATGGACCCTTTAAACAAAATCCCATAGAGCATCATTATTACCGCATAGAATTTCAACATCGTGGGTCTCCTCATGTTCACGGGTTATTGTGGTTATCCAATGCTCCAAAATTCCAAGAAACACCAGAAAGTTTCAAAGAGTGTGCCGAATTCGCGAACCGGTATATTACTTGTAATAGTGATTTAGAAAGTGTCCGTGATATAATTCAGTTTAATACGCATCATCATTCTAAATCGTGTCAAAAAGAAGTGCGGGGACACAAAGTTTGCAGGTATGGTATCCCATACCTTCCAATGGATAAATCGGTAATTCTAACgccaataaaaattgacaaaaccaaGGAAGCGGATTTACGTAAGGCCATGTctgaaaagtttttaatgataatGCGTAGGCTTAAGGATAAACCAGATTTATCATTCGAAAACTTTTTGGCTGACCTTGGTATGTCTAAGGATGAGTATCTTAATGTTATACAgcacaacatatttaaaactactttatttttagaaaggcTGCCAAAAGATGGatttattaacaactttaatGCTGAAATGTTCTCCATGATGAAGAGCAACATGGACattcaattagtttttgagcCATATGGTTGTTGCACCTACATAGTCAACTATATCAATAAGTCCCAAAGAGGTGTgtctgatattttaatgaagactatggaagaaattaaaaaaggtaatttagatGTTAAGGGCAAACTTAAATCTCTTGCAGCAGCTTTCTTAAATGCGAGCGAAGTAAGTGCCCAGGAAGCCGCCTACAGCGTGTTACAACTACCGATGCATGACACCTGTACCTCCTATGTATACATCCATACAAATCCAATCAGGGAAAGGACAAAAATGTTGAAACCATTAGcacaacttaaagaaatggacAATGACGATCCCAATATTTATTGTGATGGTCTTATAGAACACTATGAACAGCGGCCTGATGAGATGGAAAACATATGTTTGGCTGAGTTTGCGGCCTATTAtgatttctttaagaaacaaGCAGAAACAAAGGCTAATGGTTTACCCTTAAAAGATGGAAGTGGCGTTTTAGTTAAAAGGGGTCATGCTAAAATTTTAGCCTACCGTAGTTATGGACTTCAGCAAGACCCTCTTAACTATTATAGGGAACAAATAATGTTATACATCCCATGGAGAAATGAAGTGGATGAAGTTGAAAATGACAACATTGATCAACAGACCATATACAAAGATCGATACCAAGAGATTGTTGCAAATCGACAAAAGTTCAATGTCTTAGATGAACAGGTAATCGACGAAGCCCTGAAACTTGCCGAAGACCGATCAAATCAATTAGACGATGGTGGATTCGGTGGAGAAATCGATGATGAGTTTATGCCTTATGGACTAGACAACCCCATTTATGATCCATTCAATCACATCATCGATAAGAAAGACGACGAAGCGCCAGTAAAACATATCGCTTTCCCAACGCCTCATCAGATAAGCGATTCAGAGTATGAAGCCCTCATAAGCAAACTGAATCACAAGCAGTATCAGTTCCTTAATGTCGTGCAAGACAGTCTAATTGAAGGGGAAACTTTCTACTGCACACTTAGTGGTCCAGCAGGTACAGGCAAAAGTCACCTGATTACGGCAATAACCCAGTCGTTATTGCGCCATTTCAACTCAATACCGGGAAATAATCCTGAAAGTTTAAAAGTGTTACTTTGTGCGCCTACAGGTAAAGCGGCATTTAATATCGGAGGTATAACCTTACATGCGGCATTATCGTTACCCGTTAGTCAGTATGGTGAAGAACTAATTCCGTTACACCATGACACCgttaatactatatattgtaatttgtatgacttaaaattaattatcataGATGAATATTCCATGGTTGGCGCCAGATTGTTTGACCATATTAACAGTAGATTGCAGCAAATCTTTAAATCTGACGCcatctttggaaatatttcaataattttatgcgGCGATAATCGTCAATTACCCCCAGTAAgggatatgtatattttttgcccAGTAAAAACAAATCCGTATAAAGAATTATGCGGAACGTATCTGTgggatcattttaaatattttgaactttcagAAATAATGAGACAGAGTGAAGATAAGTCTTTTGCAGTTGCCCTCAATAATATGGCGTTTGGTAAAATGACCGACGAAGATGTGCAATTGATCAAGTCCAGGGAAGTCGACAGTATTGACCAAATTCCTGAAGACACTATGCATTTATTTTGCACCAATGCAGAAGTAGATGCATTCAATGAAATGAAACTGTCTACATTTAAAACCGAGCGAGCCGTAAGTCAAGCCAGAGACGTTATCAAAGGGAGTTGCTCAGAacgattaaaaaatttatttctggaacacgcaaaaagcctaaaaaaggGGGAGAGTTTTGgcctaatgttaaatttaatattgcaggTAGATGCCAAATATATGATTTCAATGAATGTGGACACCAGTGATGGAATAGTGAATGGTGCAACAGGCATCCTACGTCAAATAGACTATGACCGAAGTAAAATTCCATTCAGAGTGTGGATGGAGTTCTTCGATTCCAAGTCAGGCCAGGAATGCCGCAAGAGAAACGAATCCCTTAGGAAGTCTATGGGTGTGTTATACACTTGGACGCCCATAGAAAGAGCTGCCAGAGctgttaaaattcaaaaaggcAGCAATGTTCACGTTGAGCGTCTTCAGTTTCCTCTTGTAATCAGTGAAGGAATTACAATCCACAAGAGTCAAGGTGCCACCTACAAACAGGTGGCTGTTCACATTGGAAATCGCATGACGAGAACCAGTACCTATGTTGCTTGTAGTCGGGCCACAAAGCTAAGTGGCCTCTACATCATTG gAAATTAA